AGGTTTTACTGGAAGAGAAATCATACTAACTTATACAGGGATTTTGAGGCATGTGCAGGATGCCAGAAGCATCTAGTCAGATCACAGTCTACATTGCACGGAACAGATCTGTCTGCTTCATAAACCTTAGTGGCAGGGATTAACACAGGAGTTCTGGAGAGGGGATTATTTTCTGCAGACAGGAAAGGAATTGTCATTATGGTTGTTTCTTTCTCCAGTTCTTTCGCAATAAAGACTTGGTACTGCTGAGGAAGTGTGTGGAAGCAAGAGATCAGCTCCTACAGCAGAAGTTTGCAAAACATAAAGTAAGTAGAATACActtaatattattgttgttattaattaattaactaactaactaactaactaactaactaactgtccttcaccctaaggtcccagggtgggttacaacaattaaaacacaatattaaaaacacttaaaaataaCTTACACACACAGAagtaaggtgggtcctaaaaatatgcacctcaagtgtcaaaagccagggtaaagagatgcATAGCAAAcccagaaaaagagagaaagttgTTTCATGGAGATGGAAGGATCTGTGGATAAAAGCAATGAGCATCATAGCAAAGATGAAAATGGTACTCCAATATGAATCACAATTAGAACACAATTTTGGATGATGAGAGAAACGGGAAGGAGAGAAAGATGTGTGCATAAAGAAGGATCCTGCTTCAAGACTCTTAATTCTTACCTTCTCCCACCTTTTTAACATTAGGCACACAAGTGGGAAGAAGCCTCAGTTCTGGTGCTCTCAGTCACCAGATTTCCTAAACCAGGAAGATGGGATGTTGGCACAGTAAGAAATGCTAAAGTGGACAGAGCACATAGAACAGAAAGATCCTACATGCTTTGCTGTCATGTCCTCCGAAGCCCAGTCATTTAAGAAGAAATACAATATTTCATTTGTGAACCACAATCTTTCTCAGAATGGTTCACAACAATACCAATCAGATTCATGGGCAAACCATATTACCCTCACTATAACAGATCTGGAATATCAGGTGCTGTTAGTGGTATCAACAATGTAATTGTGTGGCCTGGCTCTGCTCCCCAAAAGATGGTGATGGCAAAGTAGAAATACTAGACAGCagcttcttttatttaaaatatgtatattctgcctttcctcatAAGAGTTCAAAGCATTACTGTGTCCCTCATGTCAAGACAGTGGTTATACTTTTGGGGTTAGCTGTGGAAAAGCCAGTTTCAAATACTTGCTCAGCTTTGATTAATGTTCAGGGTAGCCTAGGGcactaatctacctcacaggtttaTTCTTGTTGTGAAACTAAAAAATGCTACTCTGAGCTTCTCACCTCCATAAAAGCCAAAGTCACTTTTCATAGTGACTGagattcatttattcattttacttACGGTCAGAAATCAGGGCTGGTCCAAGAAACTCCCAggtataaggcagtatataaacaacaagaacaacaaacaagaagaagaagaatgatcaGGCTGCAATGCTAGGCACATACCAGAGAGTAAGTgctattgagctcagtgggacatACTTCTCAATAGACATACGGAGTCTTGCAGTGTAAGGCTCAatttacaataaacaaataaaacactctTCATGTTCCCTAAAATAATTGCTGGCTGCTGAACCATTACAGTGTTAATTACTTCCAAGCTAATAGGCTTTGCATGACAGGACTGCAGCCAttagatatataaaaaaaacctaatgTATACTAACTTGCCCATTTCAAGATACTTTTGCCCGGGTTCCAAAATGTTATATGGATCTCAACAGAATTTATTTCAAGCTAGTGGGCATATAGTCACAGCTTCatgattttaaaacaatatttgtattttatattttatttccctcttacGTGTTTTGGGGGAGGTCTGACAGTGGCAGTGGCTGGCAGCTGGCATTATTAACTGTTCTTAAAGACCACTGACAACAGTtgttttgggggttgggggtagGTAGATGATGGTGTAGACCTTAAATTGTCGCTCAATCTTAGCCCACAGTTGCTTTTATCTTCTACCCAGGAAATGTTCAGCAATGAGGATTCCGCCAATGATTTAATAGACGTACTCCTGAGAGCCAAACTCAACATGGAAAACAACAATAGTCATCTGTTGCCTGGGCAGGAGCTGACGGATGACCACCTGCTCATGACAGTGGCTGACATCTTTGGAGCTGGTGTGGAGACAACCACAACTGTGTTGAAGTGGATTGTACTCTATCTCCTGCACTACCCAGAGGTACAGCTGAATTCCTGGGGATTCTTGACAGTGTGTTATGTGAACAAGACAGAGAAGAGTAGCataaagtgcaatcctatgcaggttcaaaccccacgttgattcctgcattgcagggagttgggctaaatgaccctcatggtaccttccaaccctacaattctatgaaacagtCGATATCATCTAATGCAAacaagtcaggatgaatgctcaattaaTAGGTCAGTtggaagtagggatgggggagaattttgatgcagttctcatttaaaggtgaacctatctaattcacactttgagaaacagtatgtgaaccaaaagaaagccatccttcaaaattaacACTTTGCTGAAttatgcaatgcagttctcctgccaagtaatgGGTACCAAAAGtgcatatactaggataaagtatacatataaatacatgtattaattaaaataacacagaaaaattcattatatttggggggaggaattgctttgcaaaaaatgtatatttgggcaaaattgtatacaaaaatgtacacCTTGTGCgaaatttgtgctaaaatgctgatgaattttcatgaggactttaaaaagaaatcacaaatggatgtggaactgaatttaaaatgagaaactgagagaaactgaaattgacagattttctCATTCCCATCTGGAAGTGACCTGTCTTCATGGGACTGCACCATTTTTAGAGGCATGGAGAGGGGGAATCACCCAATCCACATACTGACACACCACATACAGTAATTAAAAATGGCCCCTTTGTGGCAGCATATGTTCTAGCCAAACAAGCAATACCATAGCTTCCCGCACCCCTCTGTTAGCACACAAGGTCTTGGTAAATGGGAGGTGGAAAAGCTGTTATCCACTAGTGGTGTAGTTTCTCACACCTACTGCGTGAGCAAAGGAATTAATACAATAAGCCCTATTTCAAAAGTACTTGAAGAGGCAGTAGCTTTCTTTCCACTGTTGAGTCGCCCAACTGTAAGAAAAAGGGTGAGGCCGACAGTTAAAGAAATTAGGGGAAGAAGAGAGCTGAATTGCAGACTTCCTAAGCTCCTGCTCTCGTTGTCTGATTTGTCTAACTCTTCCACACTTCCCAGGTGCAGCAAAAGATCCAAGAGGAACTGGATCAGAAACTTGGCTTTAACAGATATCCTCAGCTTGATGACCGGCAGCACTTGCCTTATTTGGACGCTACCATTAGTGAAACTCTGCGCATCCGGCCTGTAGCTCCACTCCTTATCCCACATGAGGCACTGGAAGATACCAGGTAAAGTCCATTTCCAAAAGTGAGATCTGCTGCAAAGCTGAGGTGCGGAAGGAGACATAAGGGCATCAGTAAGAGGAAGCCACTGATGGGCTTTGTCTTTCTGCAGCATTGGGGAATACGACATTCCTAAGGGAGCTCACGTTGTGATTAACCTGTGGTCCATTCACCATGATGAGAAAGAGTGGGACAAGCCAGGGGAATTTAATCCAGGTGAGTATGCCACACTGCCtcctggcatgtgtgtgtgtgtgtgtgtgtgtgtgtgtgtgtgctgcttaaATTCCCTTTTTGTCTGGGCAAGGTGGATTTTCAACACACTTTTTCTATTCCTTTTCCAGCCCAGtaactgaaactgccttggtcacatctctggtgggctagggacaaaggtgaaaactgtttcctagttctgctggatctctcagctgcCTTTGATATCatcaaccatgacatccttctggagctgggggcactgttatatagtggttccgctccttcctcctgggccgtgtccagaaagtggtgttgggggatgagtgttcagaactctgggctctcacttgtgaaGTGCCTCAGGGCTCAATCCTCTCcctcatgctttttaacatccacatgaagctgctgaaGAGATCATcaaggggtttgggctgggtgttcatcagtatgtggatgatacccagctctagctctcttttaaatcagaaccagtgaaggtggtgaatgtcctgtgtgaatGTCTGGCAGCTGGTGGatagatggcagctaacagattgaggttgaaccctgacaagacagaactactgttttggggggacagggggctggtaggtgtgggggactccctggtcctgtgTTATAGAATTACTGTCCACAGGCACATTTGGGAAGGGTCTGTAGCAGATGTCAAGAGCCTTcggccctccaaatatttgtttatttcaacacTTTGTATACTGCTTGATCACAGCAATACCTAAGCGGCATACCGGAGGACcattataataagactaaaaatgagttaaaataataaaataagaattcATTCAGAAAGCCTGCTGGAATAATTAAAAATGTCTTCAGTAAGTGTCCAAAGTGCAACAGGAAGACAGGAATTCCACAAAACAGGGCCCACAGTACTGAATGTACAAgccatgcatctgagccatgaGGAACCACTAAAAGTGACTCCTTAGTGCCTgagcagggatataagggatcaggTACGAGGTATTCTGGACCTAACTTGTTAAGGGGATCATTAAAAAATACAAGAACCATGAACATGATCTGGTAGCAtaggaactacaactcccatcagccttagcaagcatggccaaggaccagggatgatgggagttataacccagaaacatctggagggtcaaagtttCCCTTCATCTGGTCTATAGAGATATTCCAGCCAAGTTCATGTATGATATcagtttatgttttatttatgttttctgGGGTATGTTTATGTGTGTTCTTCCTCCCACACAGGACGTTTCCTGGATAAGGATGGGAAGAGAATCGCCTCTCCCTCACCCAGTTATCTTCCCTTTGGAGCTGGTATCCGGGTTTGTTTGGGAGAAGTCCTGGCCAAGATGGAGCTGTTCATCTTTATAGCTTGGACCTTGCAGAGATTCACACTCAGCGTCCCTCAAGGCCACACACTGCCTGAACCAGAGGGGAAATTTGGAGTTGTGCTTCAAGTACCAAAGTTCAAAGTGAAGGCCACACTGCGGGAAGCTTGGAAGGACAAAGTAAGAGATGAGTGACGTTATTTGGCTCTCAAACAGCCTCCCTAAATGGAAAGAGACCAAAAATTACTTCAGCTGGATCAGTAAAAGGTTTACTGGATAAATGTGTCAAGAAGGGGAAGTAAACTGCTTGGTAAAGGACACGAGCCACTATTCACATAGTAGAATATATTAGGCACATTGGACAAAGGCAGAAAGGACACCACAGTTCATAAGAAACTTTTTCTTGACATCGAAAGTTGCATCTTCTTCCATCTCTCCCTCAGACTCCAGTTGAATAACTGAGAATGCAGTGTTTTGCATGGCAGAGCAGTGACAACTCTGAAGTTTCTCTAAACAAAGAGGTCACCCCACTTGTCTCTCATTGCTGGACTCCTGTCATTAACCTATACAGTTAATTTTCTTTCAGTGATCTTAACCTGTGGAACACAGCTTACCCATTTAGATATGTACTTTGCCCCTTCTGTGTCCtcccattctttttcttttttctttggtgcCGCCATTGACCTTAGCACAGGATCCTCAAATGCTTGTGCTGAAATATCTAGTCATGATTAGTTAGGAAATCAACAGACACCAGCCAAAGCACTAGCACAACAAATTAGGGAAAGCCCTGGTTCGAGAAGAGCATGCATAAAACCAGGACAGAGCACTGCAAAACCATTGTCATGGGTCTTATATAACTTAACTATAGAGGCAGATGGGAATACTGTGATGTCTCTGTTGCTTGCCAGTACCTATGGACATCAGCAAAAAATCCACAACCTTGAATGCAACCCATTTTATGTCCTGGTACTTTCTGTAGAGAGGGGAGAACATGAGCTGTCCAATGATGGGATTAAAATAGCTTTAGGAAGTGTgttggaagaaaagcaaaactGGTTGGTTCTTATCTAGGGTGAGCGCAGGCAGAAACTGTGGATATAACATCAGATTATAAGGGGGTTACTTCAAGGAAGAAAATTAGCTCTCATTTAAAGCCAGGGTATAGTTAGGGAGGTCTAATCAGCTGGCTTTATAAAAGAATTGTATTTGCAGTGGGTGAGAAGAGCAACGGCCTCATACCTCAGCTGGAGTCTGTTCACAGCATGTATTTGTTCAAAACTGAGGCCTATGCAGTTCAGGAGAGTTAAGGAATCTGTGTCTTCcggatgttgatggactacaagcCCTATCCCTAGTCATTGGCCATTctgggtgggactgatgggagttggagtctggaaGGCCATGTTACCTATTATTGCAGTAAAAGCCTTCTGCTACAAGGATAGGGCTTCCTCAGATTTATATGGCTATTGACTTGTATTAC
The sequence above is drawn from the Lacerta agilis isolate rLacAgi1 chromosome 5, rLacAgi1.pri, whole genome shotgun sequence genome and encodes:
- the LOC117047048 gene encoding steroid 17-alpha-hydroxylase/17,20 lyase: MTVLLAALLLVLALLSFWMVAKGKLEPKANYPRCLPSLPVIGSLFHFIGHTQYHLFFHRLQQKYGSLYSLYMGSSYVVVVHNYTHAKEVLLKKGKIFGGRPRKVTTDLLTRNGKDIAFANYSPLWKVQRKLAHSALSMFGKGSLALEKIICQEAATLCELLSAKQDSPLDMAPELARAVTNVVCTLCFNSSYKRGDPEFESMLQYSQGIVDTVAKESMLDIFPWLQFFRNKDLVLLRKCVEARDQLLQQKFAKHKEMFSNEDSANDLIDVLLRAKLNMENNNSHLLPGQELTDDHLLMTVADIFGAGVETTTTVLKWIVLYLLHYPEVQQKIQEELDQKLGFNRYPQLDDRQHLPYLDATISETLRIRPVAPLLIPHEALEDTSIGEYDIPKGAHVVINLWSIHHDEKEWDKPGEFNPGRFLDKDGKRIASPSPSYLPFGAGIRVCLGEVLAKMELFIFIAWTLQRFTLSVPQGHTLPEPEGKFGVVLQVPKFKVKATLREAWKDKVRDE